From one Musa acuminata AAA Group cultivar baxijiao chromosome BXJ2-6, Cavendish_Baxijiao_AAA, whole genome shotgun sequence genomic stretch:
- the LOC103988235 gene encoding uncharacterized protein LOC103988235, whose translation MSRWPGDWNCWSCHHYNFSWRDSCQKCGNLRSSSGDPSYAALGGVRGGSSFVFSVSDHVRPGDWYCSCGAHNFASRSSCHSCGTPKDIDHKETPGSRGVAYGGGGWKSGDWLCTRSGCNQHNFASRRECYRCKTPKGCGK comes from the exons ATGAGCAGGTGGCCAGGAGACTGGAACTGCTGGTCATGCCACCACTACAACTTCAGCTGGCGAGACTCGTGCCAGAAATGTGGCAACCTGAGGTCGTCCAGTGGCGACCCCTCCTACGCCGCCCTCGGAGGTGTCCGTGGAGGGTCCTCATTCGTCTTCAGCGTCTCGGATCACGTCCGGCCTGGAGACTGGTACTGCTCCTGCGGCGCTCATAACTTCGCCAGCCGATCCAGCTGCCACTCTTGTGGTACCCCCAAAGACATTGACCACAAGGAAACGCCTGGCTCACGAGGTGTCGCCTACGGTGGCGGCGGCTGGAAGTCCGGGGACTGGTTATGCACCAG GTCGGGCTGCAATCAGCACAACTTCGCTAGCAGAAGGGAATGTTATCGATGCAAGACACCCAAGGGATGCGGTAAATGA